The following proteins are encoded in a genomic region of Rattus rattus isolate New Zealand chromosome 2, Rrattus_CSIRO_v1, whole genome shotgun sequence:
- the LOC116892706 gene encoding LOW QUALITY PROTEIN: leukocyte immunoglobulin-like receptor subfamily B member 3 (The sequence of the model RefSeq protein was modified relative to this genomic sequence to represent the inferred CDS: substituted 1 base at 1 genomic stop codon): MTFTFKALLCLGMTLGLWITVLTEFLPKPILRVQPDTVVSTQSKVIIFCEGSQGAKRYCLYKKGSQNPWCNGIRPKPGKKVEFSISKIDQNHAGHYYCYYQIHGQWSEESDALELVVTGAHSKPRLSTQPSPVVSSVQKVTLQCVSGQNYDRFILTKEGSQKLLWRQDSQYNYDTGISQAFFSVPPVTSSQRWAFRCYSYDSSNPQVWSEPSDTLELLISENLPKPIIKAEPGSVVTLTSFMTIWCQGTLDAEVYFLYKEGSHSTWSTEALQKPGKKGKFFYPSVTEEHAGKYCCYWYSSAGWSEPSDILELVVTGIYDYNELRLSVLPSPVVTVGRNMTLHCVSHSHYDKFILTKEDHKFTSSLDTQCIPPSGQCQALFVMGPMTSNHTGTFRCYGYYKHSPQLWSVPSKPLEIHISGLSKKPSLLTHQGHILDPGVNLTLQCCSDINYDRFALYKVGGADIMQHTSQXTDTGFSMTNFTLGYVSHSTGGQYRCYGAHNLSSEWSASSDPLDILITGQIYDTPSLSVMPNSSVHSGENVTLMCWSMHPVDTFILSKEGSGQPPLRLKSKFQDQQYQSEFSMSAVTSTHSGTYRCYGSQDSSLYLLSFASAPVELRVSGPIRMSTLPPITSMPPDQLESYVNALIGVSVAFLLFLFILIFIILQRRHQRKFRKDGEEAQKEEELQYPTGAVEPISRDRDQQKRSNAAAATQEESVYASVEDMETEDGVELDTWKPPEGDPQGETYAQVKPSRLRRVGAIIPSAMSREQLNTKYEQAEEGQEVDSQATESEEPQDVTYAQLCSRTLRQGTAAPPLSQAGEAPEEPSVYAALATARPGAVPKDKEQ; encoded by the exons GAATGACTCTGGGCCTCTGGATCACAGTGCTGACAG agttcCTCCCTAAGCCCATCCTCAGAGTACAGCCAGACACTGTGGTCTCCACACAGAGTAAGGTGATCATCTTCTGTGAGGGGAGTCAAGGAGCCAAACGTTACTGTCTCTATAAAAAGGGAAGCCAAAATCCATGGTGCAATGGAATTCGACCTAAACCTGGCAAGAAGGTTGAATTCTCCATCTCAAAAATTGACCAGAACCATGCAGGACATTACTACTGTTATTATCAGATCCATGGTCAATGGTCAGAGGAGAGTGATGCGCTGGAGCTGGTAGTGACAG GAGCACACAGTAAACCCAGGCTGTCAACCCAGCCAAGCCCTGTGGTGAGCTCAGTACAGAAGGTGACCCTCCAGTGTGTGTCAGGGCAGAATTATGACAGGTTCATTCTGACTAAGGAAGGATCACAGAAGCTCCTCTGGAGGCAGGACTCACAGTATAACTATGATACTGGGATTTCTCAGGCCTTCTTTTCTGTACCACCAGTGACCTCCAGCCAGAGGTGGGCATTCAGATGCTACAGCTATGACAGTAGCAATCCACAGGTGTGGTCAGAACCTAGTGACACCCTGGAGCTCCTGATCTCGG AGAATCTCCCCAAACCCATCATCAAGGCTGAACCAGGCTCTGTGGTCACTCTAACTAGTTTCATGACCATCTGGTGTCAGGGTACCCTGGATGCAGAAGTGTATTTTCTGTATAAAGAGGGGAGCCATTCAACCTGGAGCACAGAGGCTCTACAAAAGCCTGGGAAAAAGGGCAAGTTTTTCTACCCTTCTGTGACAGAAGAACATGCAGGGAAATATTGTTGTTATTGGTACAGCTCAGCTGGTTGGTCAGAGCCCAGTGACATCCTGGAGCTGGTGGTGACAG GAATCTATGACTACaatgaactcaggctgtcagtaCTGCCCAGCCCTGTGGTGACAGTGGGAAGGAACATGACACTGCACTGTGTCTCACATAGTCACTATGATAAATTCATTCTCACcaaggaagatcacaagttcaccAGCTCACTGGACACACAGTGTATACCTCCTAGTGGACAGTGCCAAGCTCTGTTTGTTATGGGACCCATGACATCAAACCACACAGGGACATTCCGATGTTATGGTTACTACAAGCATTCTCCACAGTTGTGGTCAGTACCCAGTAAGCCCCTGGAAATTCATATCTCAG GGCTGTCCAAGAAGCCCTCTCTGCTAACTCACCAAGGCCACATCCTGGACCCTGGAGTTAACCTCACACTGCAGTGTTGCTCTGACATCAACTATGACAGATTTGCTCTGTACAAAGTTGGAGGTGCTGACATTATGCAGCACACTAGCCAGTGAACTGACACTGGCTTCTCCATGACCAACTTCACACTGGGCTATGTGAGCCACTCTACTGGAGGCCAATACAGATGCTATGGTGCACACAACCTCTCCTCTGAGTGGTCAGCATCCAGTGATCCCCTGGACATCCTGATCACAG GACAGATTTATGACACACCTTCCCTCTCAGTGATGCCTAACTCCTCAGTACACTCAGGAGAGAATGTGACCCTGATGTGTTGGTCAATGCACCCTGTGGACACTTTCATTCTGTCCAAGGAGGGATCAGGCCAGCCACCCCTTCGACTAAAATCAAAGTTTCAAGATCAGCAGTACCAGTCAGAATTCTCCATGAGTGCTGTGACCTCCACCCACTCGGGCACCTACAGGTGCTATGGTTCTCAGGACTCATCTCTCTACCTGTTGTCATTTGCCAGTGCCCCTGTGGAGCTCAGAGTCTCAG GACCCATTCGAATGTCTACCTTGCCGCCCATAACATCCATGCCACCAGATC AGCTGGAAAGTTATGTGAATGCTCTGATAGGAGTGTCTGTGGCCTTCCTGCTgttcctcttcatcctcatcttcatcATTCTCCAAAGAAGACATCAGAGAAAATTCAGAAAGGATGGTGAAGAGG CCCAGAAagaggaagaactacaatatcctACAGGAGCTGTGGAGCCCATAAGCAGGGATAGAGACCAGCAGAAGAG GTCCAATGCAGCTGCTGCCACCCAGGAGGAAAGCGTTT ATGCTTCAGTGGAGGACATGGAAACTGAGGATGGTGTGGAGCTGGACACTTGG AAACCACCTGAGGGAGATCCACAGGGAGAGACATACGCCCAAGTAAAACCCTCCAGGCTCAGGAGGGTAGGAGCTATCATTCCTTCTGCCATGTCAAGGGAGCAGCTGAACACAAAATATGAACAAGCAGAAGAGGGCCAAGAGGTGGACAGTCAG GCTACTGAATCCGAAGAGCCTCAGGATGTGACCTATGCCCAGCTGTGCAGCAGGACACTCAGGCAGGGGACAGCTgcacctcctctctcccaggcAGGAGAAGCCCCAGAGGAGCCCAGTGTATATGCTGCTCTAGCGACTGCTCGCCCAGGAGCTGTTCCCAAGGACAAGGAACAGTGA